One part of the Aricia agestis chromosome Z, ilAriAges1.1, whole genome shotgun sequence genome encodes these proteins:
- the LOC121738760 gene encoding uncharacterized protein LOC121738760, whose translation MGVGPVFFLLLAIVRTTLSYRDYPASPMPDYDLDDDTRESRSRSQYSTQKSQHADDDDDYEYGDKGDDSKPPKDFYVDDAIISKSIRDKTDTDLYNEPEMEQQSRRRKTIRHKNTKLDYEDDDREMKYNHKFVETVKSRNRHNEDYIDKEDYHLNDDDYKENDEKERIRYKSTEFNKSKPRRKPRDRPTKVIIGDNEHAQSNNEKSMRRKTRKDSIQEKSDKEAMAKAMLAETFDDIKKVNSFKDNLPLVIRQPVNMTEFSSPSYSDVLPYRRVDKVDDTTPTFNVSDTLSLAVNNVTLKTKAANKTELSLAERSRLSILKKVLKKENSNVTQATKPPILMQVTNNMQTVVLVESNNLDNDRKKARRVMDDNPETIKRAKHLMRQKLVANARRIEDLTDNWDELVCDYIDVNLLNSASSTNICYVLCCMKLIVSLVFNV comes from the exons ATGGGGGTCGGTCCtgtgttttttcttttacttgCAATAGTTAGAACCACGTTATCTTACAGAGATTATCCAGCCTCTCCAATGCCTGATTATGATTTAGATGATGATACAAGAGAATCAAGGTCACGTTCGCAATATTCTACACAAAAGTCACAGCATgctgatgacgatgatgattatGAATATGGCGACAAAG gcGATGACTCCAAGCCACCAAAAGATTTCTACGTTGATGATGCCATTATATCCAAATCTATAAGGGATAAAACTGACACGGATTTATACAACGAACCAGAAATGGAGCAACAAAGCAGAAGACGAAAGACGATAAGACATAAAAATACTAAGTTAGATTACGAAGATGACGATAGAGAAATGAAATACAATCATAAATTCGTAGAAACGGTTAAGAGCCGCAATCGTCACAATGAAGATTATATCGATAAAGAAGATTATCATTTAAATGATGACGACTACAAGGAAAACGATGAAAAGGAAAGAATACGATACAAAAGTACAGAATTTAATAAAAGCAAGCCTAGACGAAAACCGAGAGATAGACCTACAAAGGTGATAATAGGAGATAACGAACATGCTCAGAGtaacaatgagaaaagtatgagaCGGAAAACTAGAAAAGATTCAATACAAGAAAAGTCTGACAAAGAAGCCATGGCAAAAGCAATGTTAGCAGAAACATTTGATGATATAAAAAAGGTCAATAGTTTCAAGGACAATCTTCCACTTGTAATAAGGCAACCag TAAACatgacggagttttcaagtcCTAGTTATTCAGACGTTTTACCATATCGACGGGTGGACAAAGTAGACGACACTACTCCAACATTTAATGTTTCTGACACACTAAGTTTAGCGGTTAACAACGTTACTTTGAAAACGAAAGCGGCAAACAAAACTGAGCTATCTCTAGCAGAAAGATCACGTTTATCTATCCTCAAAAAGGTTCTTAAAAAGGAGAATTCTAACGTTACACAGGCTACCAAACCACCGATTCTGATGCAAGTAACTAATAACATGCAAACAGTTGTATTAGTGGAGTCGAATAATCTAGATAACGATAGAAAGAAAGCTAGACGGGTCATGGATGACAACCCCGAAACGATTAAAAGAGCTAAGCATTTGATGCGACAAAAGTTAGTGGCTAATGCGAGAAGAATTGAAGATCTCACTGACAATTGGGATGAACTGGTCTGTGACTATATCGACGTGAATCTTCTGAATTCTGCATCTTCAACAAATATTTGTTATGTTTTGTGTTGTATGAAATTAATTGTGTCTTTGGTGTTTAatgtttaa